Proteins encoded by one window of Clostridium bornimense:
- a CDS encoding S66 peptidase family protein has translation MIANKLLPGDTIGIVSPASPEDRNVIDKGIKHLETLGFKIKLGKSIYSRTGFLAGSDEERALDLMNMFLDPQVSMILCIRGGYGTMRLLPYLDFDIIKANPKIFMGYSDITTLLNIIYQKTGLITFHGPMLTSNISEKYTLNSFLETITKSTYPYTLNNPYYLPVECSVRGISEGSIIGGNLCLLCSTLGTPYEIDTKGKILFLEEIGEAPYKIDRMLTQLNLSGKLSECSGFILGQFKGCGLSNYNRSFTLDEVLETQIFSLKKPTINHIMSGHSYPKLTLPIGAKARIDSTLGKIVILDPVLQ, from the coding sequence ATGATTGCAAATAAATTATTACCTGGTGATACAATAGGCATTGTGTCACCAGCAAGCCCTGAAGATCGTAATGTAATTGATAAAGGTATAAAACACTTAGAGACACTTGGATTTAAAATAAAGCTAGGCAAATCTATATATTCAAGAACAGGATTTTTAGCTGGCAGTGATGAAGAACGTGCATTAGATTTAATGAATATGTTTTTAGATCCCCAAGTATCAATGATTTTATGTATAAGAGGTGGATATGGTACAATGCGACTTCTCCCATACTTGGACTTTGATATAATAAAAGCAAATCCTAAGATCTTTATGGGATACTCCGATATTACTACATTATTAAATATCATATATCAAAAAACAGGACTAATAACCTTTCATGGTCCAATGTTAACATCTAATATTTCAGAAAAATATACTCTTAATTCTTTTCTAGAAACAATAACTAAATCTACTTATCCCTATACACTAAATAATCCATACTATCTACCAGTAGAATGTTCTGTACGGGGAATTTCTGAAGGATCTATAATAGGTGGAAACTTATGCTTATTATGTTCTACCCTAGGAACACCTTATGAGATTGATACTAAAGGGAAAATTTTATTTTTAGAAGAAATAGGCGAGGCTCCTTATAAAATAGATAGGATGCTAACACAATTAAACTTATCAGGTAAATTATCTGAATGCTCTGGATTTATACTAGGACAATTTAAAGGTTGTGGTTTATCTAATTATAATAGAAGCTTTACTTTAGATGAAGTTCTAGAAACTCAAATTTTTTCTCTAAAAAAGCCAACTATTAATCATATTATGTCTGGACATTCTTATCCCAAATTAACATTACCAATAGGAGCTAAGGCAAGAATTGACTCTACTTTAGGTAAAATAGTTATTTTAGATCCTGTTCTTCAATAA
- a CDS encoding magnesium transporter CorA family protein, with translation MILIYKSLSESSPHLVKMDTIEPGCWINLIAPNEQELILTSKKTGVPMDFLKAALDDEESSRIETSDDNILFIVDIPFTEVEENTLTYDTYPLGIIHTNDYIITVCLKNSKILSGFINEKIKTFYTFKRSRFILQILYRVSSYYLLSLRQIGKKSLMLQSQLHKSMSNKILMQLLSLQNSIVYFSTSLKGNDVTFEKIMKLDIMQKYEEDKDVLEDVMIETRQAIEMTSIYGDILQATMDTTANIISNNLNTVMKLLTSVTIVITVPNIISGLFGMNVTGLPFSDIKAGNGFGIIFSLIIISTLAVSYILHKKGMFK, from the coding sequence ATGATACTAATATATAAAAGCCTATCTGAATCATCCCCTCACTTAGTAAAAATGGATACTATTGAACCTGGATGTTGGATTAATTTGATAGCCCCTAATGAACAGGAGCTTATATTAACATCTAAAAAAACTGGAGTTCCCATGGATTTTTTAAAAGCGGCATTAGATGATGAAGAAAGTTCACGTATAGAAACCTCAGACGATAATATACTATTTATAGTGGATATTCCTTTCACTGAAGTAGAAGAAAATACTTTAACCTATGATACATATCCATTAGGTATTATACATACTAATGACTATATTATAACAGTATGTCTTAAAAATTCTAAAATTCTTTCTGGATTTATAAATGAAAAAATTAAAACTTTTTATACATTTAAAAGATCTCGCTTTATATTACAAATACTTTATAGAGTTTCATCATATTATTTATTATCATTAAGACAAATTGGCAAAAAATCTCTTATGCTTCAAAGTCAACTTCATAAATCTATGAGTAACAAGATTTTAATGCAATTATTATCTTTACAGAACTCTATTGTATACTTTTCAACGTCGTTAAAAGGAAATGATGTTACCTTTGAAAAAATAATGAAATTAGACATTATGCAAAAGTATGAAGAAGACAAAGATGTCCTTGAAGATGTCATGATTGAAACTCGTCAGGCAATAGAGATGACTTCTATCTATGGTGATATCCTTCAAGCAACAATGGACACCACAGCGAATATAATATCTAATAACTTAAATACTGTAATGAAGCTTTTAACCTCTGTGACAATCGTAATAACTGTTCCTAACATAATCTCTGGTTTATTTGGAATGAATGTTACCGGTTTGCCTTTCTCTGATATAAAAGCTGGTAACGGATTTGGAATAATTTTTTCACTAATAATAATCTCTACTCTTGCAGTATCATATATACTTCATAAAAAAGGAATGTTTAAATAA
- a CDS encoding amidohydrolase: MKQQMLSYLSTITDEIFSISDYILKNGEESYKETSTSSFLSNILKNHGFKITNNYLDIPNSFYAEFGNEHPRICLTCDYDVSKEDGDLLAHHINSTISIGAALLLANAIESSGHGSVVVIGCSGELKGGSKAIMVKEGAFENIDIVMSPCPHVVTAESASSMASLPIEINYESIENFYKTKGYYSPLSASLFTLNGLDTIINSFEEECYINSISMNSPVTPHISQIRCSITFYIKARKMSVLKELESKIHEFVKYTSKLMNVKSDIHYHEMPSDELKTNATISRLFSHNLKESGLIKIDPPRDTHLSLSLGSVSHIVPTIRPFISICEDSSINPYSNEFVKATTSEYTKENVLKAIEAFAYTGLDIIEREDLLRESLLELNSENKKSACHNNG, translated from the coding sequence ATGAAACAACAAATGCTTAGTTATCTATCAACAATAACTGATGAAATATTTTCAATCAGCGATTATATATTAAAAAACGGAGAAGAAAGTTATAAAGAAACTTCTACTAGTTCATTTTTATCTAATATACTAAAAAATCATGGCTTTAAAATCACAAATAATTATTTGGATATACCAAATTCATTCTATGCAGAATTCGGTAATGAGCATCCTAGAATATGTTTAACTTGTGACTACGATGTTTCTAAAGAAGATGGTGACTTACTTGCTCATCATATTAATTCTACAATCTCTATAGGTGCAGCATTACTATTAGCTAATGCTATAGAATCATCTGGACATGGATCTGTAGTTGTTATAGGATGCAGTGGAGAACTTAAAGGTGGATCAAAAGCAATAATGGTAAAAGAAGGAGCTTTTGAAAATATCGATATAGTAATGTCTCCATGTCCACATGTTGTAACAGCTGAAAGTGCCAGCTCCATGGCCTCACTACCTATAGAAATAAACTATGAAAGCATTGAAAATTTTTATAAAACTAAAGGATATTATTCCCCATTATCAGCATCTTTATTCACTTTAAATGGTTTAGACACTATTATTAACTCTTTTGAAGAAGAATGTTATATAAATAGTATATCTATGAATTCTCCAGTTACTCCACATATTTCACAAATAAGATGTAGCATAACGTTCTATATAAAAGCACGTAAGATGTCTGTACTAAAAGAATTAGAAAGTAAAATTCATGAATTTGTTAAATATACTTCAAAACTTATGAATGTAAAAAGTGATATACACTATCATGAAATGCCTAGTGATGAGTTAAAAACTAATGCCACTATATCAAGACTTTTTTCACATAATTTAAAAGAAAGTGGTCTTATTAAAATAGATCCTCCTAGAGATACTCACTTAAGCCTTAGCCTTGGATCTGTTTCTCATATAGTTCCAACTATACGACCTTTTATTTCAATATGTGAAGATTCATCTATAAATCCATATTCAAATGAATTTGTTAAAGCCACAACCTCTGAATATACAAAAGAAAATGTATTAAAGGCTATTGAAGCTTTTGCTTATACTGGATTAGATATAATAGAAAGAGAAGACTTATTAAGAGAAAGTCTGTTGGAATTAAATAGTGAAAACAAAAAAAGTGCTTGTCACAATAATGGTTAA
- a CDS encoding L,D-transpeptidase translates to MGYKNIAKQKRQKMRRVKVLSVLILTTIVTAAICFKYIILDEKRLTSKVNLNEEAEVVNTMSDFSYISEQKTEAQMNNGDKFDFTSKYGIVVSIDQQRVYVYEDSKLIKSMLCATGVEGSDTPVGRYKIIARAKSFFSQQYQQGGYYYLQFMGDFLFHSVPFGPDGKIIPEEENKLGFKASHGCVRLSLDDSKWLYDTVPNQTDVVIY, encoded by the coding sequence ATGGGGTATAAAAATATAGCAAAACAAAAACGTCAGAAGATGAGAAGAGTAAAGGTGCTTTCAGTACTTATACTAACTACCATTGTTACTGCAGCAATTTGTTTCAAATATATAATTTTAGATGAAAAAAGACTTACATCAAAAGTTAACTTAAATGAAGAGGCAGAAGTAGTAAATACAATGAGTGATTTTAGTTACATATCTGAGCAAAAAACAGAAGCTCAAATGAATAATGGAGATAAGTTTGATTTTACATCTAAGTATGGAATTGTCGTATCTATAGATCAACAAAGAGTATATGTATATGAGGATAGTAAGCTAATTAAATCTATGTTATGTGCTACTGGGGTAGAAGGTAGTGATACACCAGTGGGGAGATATAAGATAATAGCTAGAGCAAAGAGTTTTTTTTCACAACAGTATCAGCAAGGAGGCTACTATTATCTACAGTTTATGGGAGATTTTCTTTTCCATTCAGTGCCATTTGGACCTGATGGAAAGATAATACCAGAAGAAGAAAATAAGCTGGGATTTAAAGCATCTCATGGATGTGTTAGGTTATCATTAGATGATTCAAAATGGCTTTACGATACTGTACCAAATCAAACAGATGTAGTAATTTATTAA
- a CDS encoding sigma factor G inhibitor Gin: MNRSYCVICNKECKEGTKINNDIICDKCLEKLAHVSLDTCIYEYYKNKIKKVYKQGERNID, translated from the coding sequence ATGAATAGATCGTATTGTGTAATATGTAATAAGGAATGCAAAGAAGGAACAAAGATTAACAATGACATTATATGTGACAAATGTCTAGAAAAATTGGCACATGTATCTTTAGACACATGTATATATGAGTATTACAAAAATAAGATAAAAAAAGTTTATAAGCAAGGAGAAAGAAATATTGATTAA
- a CDS encoding aminotransferase class I/II-fold pyridoxal phosphate-dependent enzyme → MKLPLLNELIKYHKEDNLILSMPGNKSGIGFLRDEVGQNFINKLGYLDITEVDPLDNLHCPEGIIKEAQNLLRDLYGSKKAFFMVNGSSGGNLASIFSAFKEGDEVLVERNCHKSIYNGLILRKLKVVYIDSVVDEKNNISLPPDKKNIYEALSKAKKPKGIILTYPNYFGISYDLEKIIMDLRGKGVKVIIDGAHGAHFGFNDKLPKSLASLGDYVVLSAHKTLPALTQGGFLLVNNDEDNIEFYIRAFMTTSPSYLIMASLDYSRYYLEKYGKGDYESLIAIATKYRNKINKLGKVYILGKEDMMYGYDIDITRYVMVLPKKYSGHKLLKYLRTSGIQGEMSTPNTVVLILSPFHGECEFNKLYSVLDNLNFDDIISDEKYIKYKYNIPIKKLEPYQVFDKKIKVIELDNAIDEIAGDAIIPYPPGIPLVVGGEVITKECIEIVKNYLKGNKQVIGVSNNKISIVEE, encoded by the coding sequence ATTAAGTTACCATTACTAAATGAGCTTATAAAATACCACAAAGAGGATAATTTGATTTTATCAATGCCAGGAAATAAAAGTGGGATAGGTTTTTTAAGAGACGAAGTTGGTCAAAATTTTATAAATAAATTAGGATATTTAGATATAACAGAAGTAGATCCATTGGATAATTTACATTGTCCAGAAGGAATAATTAAGGAAGCTCAAAATCTTTTAAGAGATTTATATGGATCTAAAAAGGCTTTTTTTATGGTTAATGGAAGTAGTGGAGGTAATTTAGCGTCCATATTTAGTGCGTTTAAGGAAGGAGACGAAGTATTAGTAGAACGCAATTGTCATAAATCGATATACAATGGACTAATTCTTAGAAAATTAAAGGTTGTTTATATAGATTCAGTAGTTGATGAAAAAAATAATATTAGTTTACCACCAGATAAGAAAAATATATATGAAGCTTTAAGTAAGGCAAAAAAGCCTAAAGGAATTATATTAACTTATCCTAATTATTTTGGGATAAGTTATGATTTAGAAAAAATTATAATGGATTTGAGGGGGAAGGGTGTTAAAGTTATAATTGATGGTGCTCATGGAGCACATTTTGGCTTTAATGATAAATTACCTAAATCTTTAGCTAGTTTAGGTGATTATGTAGTTTTAAGTGCACATAAGACATTACCAGCACTTACACAAGGTGGATTTTTATTAGTTAATAATGATGAAGATAATATTGAATTTTATATAAGAGCATTTATGACAACATCGCCATCGTATCTTATTATGGCATCATTAGATTATAGTAGATATTATTTAGAAAAGTACGGAAAAGGTGATTATGAATCTTTAATAGCTATCGCTACTAAGTATAGAAATAAAATTAATAAGTTAGGTAAGGTATATATATTAGGAAAAGAAGACATGATGTATGGCTATGATATAGATATAACTAGATATGTTATGGTATTACCTAAAAAATATAGTGGACATAAGTTGTTGAAATATTTGAGAACTTCAGGGATACAGGGGGAGATGAGCACACCTAATACTGTGGTATTGATTTTATCCCCATTTCATGGTGAATGTGAATTTAACAAATTATATTCAGTATTAGATAATCTAAATTTTGATGATATAATTAGTGATGAAAAGTATATTAAGTATAAGTATAATATACCTATTAAAAAGCTAGAGCCTTATCAGGTATTTGATAAGAAAATTAAAGTTATAGAATTAGATAATGCAATTGATGAAATTGCTGGAGATGCAATTATACCATATCCACCAGGTATTCCATTAGTAGTTGGTGGAGAGGTAATAACTAAAGAATGTATAGAGATAGTGAAAAATTACTTAAAAGGTAACAAGCAGGTTATTGGAGTAAGTAACAATAAAATTAGTATAGTGGAGGAATAG
- the tmk gene encoding dTMP kinase: MAGLLIALEGPDGCGKTTQIELLKDRLEREGYEVIVTREPGGTKISEKIREILLDNDNNEMGSCCEALLYAASRAQLVEEVIKPALAEGKMIICDRFVHSSLVYQGIGRGLGIKEIEGINSFALNGLKSDLTIMIDIDFEKGLDRKRNQKKLDRLENSGNDFHKKVYNGYQYIKNEIKDIEVVDGAMSKEEVHEKIFSLIENKIR; this comes from the coding sequence GTGGCAGGATTATTAATAGCTTTAGAGGGACCAGATGGATGTGGAAAAACTACACAGATAGAATTATTAAAGGACAGGTTAGAAAGAGAAGGTTATGAGGTAATTGTAACTAGAGAGCCTGGTGGAACAAAAATAAGCGAAAAAATACGAGAAATATTATTAGATAATGATAATAATGAGATGGGAAGTTGTTGTGAAGCATTACTTTATGCTGCATCTAGAGCACAATTAGTAGAGGAAGTTATAAAACCAGCGTTAGCAGAAGGTAAGATGATTATATGTGATAGATTTGTACATTCGTCATTAGTATATCAAGGTATCGGTAGAGGACTTGGTATTAAAGAGATAGAGGGTATAAATAGCTTTGCTTTAAATGGATTAAAAAGTGATTTAACTATAATGATAGATATAGATTTTGAAAAAGGATTAGATAGAAAGAGAAATCAAAAGAAGTTAGATAGACTAGAGAATAGTGGAAATGATTTTCATAAAAAAGTTTATAATGGATATCAATATATAAAAAATGAAATTAAGGATATCGAAGTGGTAGATGGAGCTATGTCAAAAGAAGAAGTACATGAAAAAATATTTTCACTTATAGAAAATAAGATTAGATGA
- a CDS encoding cyclic-di-AMP receptor gives MKLIISIVQDDDALDLVEDLTEKGYGVTKLATTGGFLKSGNTTLLTGVNAEKVDEVIEVIKSRCKTREEVISAMTPVMGVSSNMMPYPVDIKVGGATIFVVDVDKFVKI, from the coding sequence ATGAAACTTATTATTTCTATAGTTCAAGATGATGATGCCTTAGATTTAGTTGAGGACCTTACTGAAAAGGGCTATGGTGTAACTAAACTTGCTACTACTGGAGGTTTTCTAAAGTCAGGTAATACTACTTTATTAACAGGAGTAAATGCAGAAAAGGTAGATGAAGTTATCGAAGTGATAAAAAGTAGATGTAAGACCAGAGAAGAAGTAATATCCGCTATGACACCAGTAATGGGGGTATCTAGTAACATGATGCCATATCCAGTAGATATAAAAGTAGGTGGTGCAACTATATTTGTTGTAGATGTGGATAAATTTGTGAAAATTTAA
- a CDS encoding DNA polymerase III subunit delta' → MIIGHNTIRELFLKAIKENTLSHAYLIVGEDGIGKSILVKEIALKILGKTRDIDYVDLINFRSSGKSIGVDEIRKLIVEINKKPFEGDKKVIIIHNCETMTEAAQNAFLKTIEEPPIGVYIFLLCENLASILDTVKSRTSIFRLNRLSKEEIEEYIHQNYIDISDEKEKMLISFSDGIPGTIDKLVKDEEFNNIRDLVLDILLNIKNIEKSKTFDYTDKMCKFKDKWEEVLTVFSSYIRDIMVYGETYSTENIINLDKISDIKDLKGKYTYSKLIKILDIITYVRENLERNVNMEGIFDIMLIKLQEV, encoded by the coding sequence ATGATAATAGGACATAATACAATAAGAGAACTGTTTTTAAAAGCAATAAAAGAGAATACTTTATCTCATGCATATCTTATTGTAGGAGAAGATGGAATAGGAAAAAGCATATTAGTTAAAGAGATAGCATTGAAGATATTGGGGAAGACAAGAGATATAGATTATGTTGATTTAATTAACTTTCGTAGTAGTGGTAAATCTATAGGAGTAGATGAAATTAGAAAGTTGATAGTTGAAATTAATAAGAAGCCTTTTGAAGGAGATAAAAAGGTAATTATAATTCATAATTGCGAGACAATGACGGAAGCAGCACAAAATGCATTTTTGAAGACAATAGAGGAACCGCCAATAGGTGTATATATTTTCTTATTATGCGAAAACTTAGCTAGTATTTTAGATACTGTGAAATCTAGAACTTCTATTTTTAGATTAAATAGATTATCAAAAGAAGAAATAGAAGAGTATATACACCAAAATTATATAGATATATCTGATGAAAAAGAAAAGATGTTGATTTCTTTTAGTGATGGAATCCCCGGTACTATAGATAAATTAGTTAAAGATGAGGAGTTTAATAATATAAGGGATCTAGTTCTCGATATATTGTTAAATATAAAAAATATTGAAAAAAGCAAAACTTTTGATTATACAGATAAGATGTGTAAATTCAAAGATAAATGGGAAGAAGTCTTAACAGTTTTTTCATCATATATAAGAGATATTATGGTTTATGGAGAAACTTATTCTACAGAGAATATTATTAATCTAGATAAAATAAGTGATATTAAGGATTTAAAAGGGAAATATACTTATTCAAAACTTATAAAGATTCTAGATATAATAACATATGTAAGAGAAAATTTAGAGAGAAATGTAAATATGGAAGGAATATTCGATATTATGTTGATAAAATTGCAGGAGGTATAA
- a CDS encoding PSP1 domain-containing protein — MVSVVGIRFKKAGKVYYFSPGDNLVKEGDNVIVETARGMEFGTCIISSREVDEDSIISPLKSVVRVATKEDLLKYADNKRREKEAFNICCEKIAKHKLVMKLIDVEYTFDNNKIIFYFTAEGRVDFRELVKDLATVFRTRIELRQIGVRDESKMVGGLGPCGRPLCCGTFLTDFAPVSIKMAKEQNLSLNPSKISGICGRLMCCLNYEQETYEETRKIMPTVGSIVETPYGTGEVMSNSLVKETVTAKFMRAEGDGEVIEVPITKLKLVSGSYEGTVDEKDIRIEVEDETDAKALKELFKGD; from the coding sequence ATGGTTTCGGTAGTGGGAATACGCTTTAAAAAAGCTGGCAAAGTGTATTACTTCTCACCAGGTGATAACTTAGTTAAGGAAGGCGATAATGTTATTGTTGAAACAGCTAGGGGTATGGAATTTGGAACATGCATAATAAGCAGTAGAGAAGTAGATGAAGATAGTATTATATCTCCATTAAAGTCAGTAGTTAGAGTAGCAACAAAAGAAGATTTATTAAAATATGCCGATAATAAAAGAAGAGAAAAAGAAGCTTTTAATATATGTTGTGAGAAAATAGCTAAACATAAGTTAGTTATGAAGTTAATAGATGTTGAGTATACATTTGATAATAATAAAATAATATTTTACTTTACTGCAGAAGGTAGAGTAGATTTTAGAGAATTAGTTAAAGATTTAGCTACAGTTTTTAGAACTAGAATTGAACTTAGACAAATTGGTGTTAGAGATGAATCAAAAATGGTAGGTGGATTAGGGCCATGTGGAAGACCATTATGCTGTGGAACATTTCTTACAGACTTTGCTCCAGTATCAATAAAGATGGCTAAAGAACAAAATCTATCATTAAATCCATCTAAAATATCAGGAATATGTGGCAGGTTAATGTGTTGTCTTAATTATGAGCAAGAAACATATGAAGAGACAAGAAAGATTATGCCTACTGTAGGATCTATAGTAGAAACTCCATATGGAACAGGAGAGGTTATGTCTAATAGTCTTGTTAAGGAAACAGTAACTGCAAAGTTCATGAGAGCAGAAGGTGATGGTGAAGTTATAGAAGTACCTATAACAAAATTAAAATTAGTTTCAGGATCATATGAAGGAACAGTAGATGAAAAAGATATTAGAATTGAAGTTGAAGATGAAACTGATGCAAAAGCGTTGAAGGAACTATTTAAGGGTGACTAG
- a CDS encoding indolepyruvate ferredoxin oxidoreductase subunit alpha produces the protein MAYRINETCVSCGACAAECPVGCISQGDSQFEIDESSCIDCGNCANVCPVGSPEQA, from the coding sequence ATGGCATACAGAATTAATGAAACATGTGTTAGTTGTGGTGCATGTGCAGCAGAATGTCCAGTAGGATGTATTTCTCAAGGAGATAGTCAATTTGAAATTGATGAATCAAGTTGCATCGACTGTGGAAACTGTGCAAATGTTTGTCCAGTAGGTTCACCAGAGCAAGCATAA
- a CDS encoding tRNA1(Val) (adenine(37)-N6)-methyltransferase: MSFIKEDETLDDLQLKGIQVIQKKDAFRFGIDAVLLANFANIKKKHKVMDFCTGTGIIPFIIAGKTECNDIKGIEIQEEFVDMANRTVEFNNLSDRINFYCRDLKDIDFLKSIDKVDVVTVNPPYKLQGSGIININDKNAIARHEILCNLEDVIVASKTVLKDNGRLYMIHRPDRLCDIFCIMRKYKIEPKRVKMIHPTYNKAPNIVLIEGQNFGGSFLKWDEPLYVYELDGSYTKEIDKIYGRGE, encoded by the coding sequence ATGAGCTTTATAAAAGAAGATGAGACTTTAGACGATTTGCAGCTAAAGGGGATACAAGTAATACAAAAAAAAGATGCTTTTAGATTTGGAATAGATGCAGTATTATTAGCTAACTTTGCTAATATAAAAAAGAAACATAAAGTCATGGATTTCTGTACAGGAACAGGAATTATACCATTTATTATAGCGGGAAAGACTGAATGTAATGATATAAAAGGAATAGAAATACAAGAAGAGTTTGTCGATATGGCAAATAGAACAGTGGAATTTAATAATCTTTCAGATAGAATAAATTTTTATTGTAGAGATTTAAAAGATATAGACTTTTTAAAATCGATTGATAAAGTTGATGTTGTTACAGTTAATCCTCCATATAAGCTTCAAGGATCAGGAATAATAAATATAAATGATAAAAATGCTATAGCAAGACATGAGATACTATGTAACTTAGAAGATGTTATAGTGGCATCAAAGACGGTACTTAAAGATAATGGTAGATTGTACATGATTCATAGGCCAGATAGACTTTGTGATATATTTTGTATTATGAGAAAGTATAAAATAGAACCTAAAAGAGTTAAGATGATTCATCCTACATATAATAAGGCACCTAATATTGTTTTAATTGAAGGCCAAAACTTCGGAGGGAGTTTTCTTAAATGGGATGAACCGTTGTATGTCTATGAATTAGATGGTAGTTATACTAAAGAGATAGATAAGATATATGGAAGAGGTGAATAA
- the rsmI gene encoding 16S rRNA (cytidine(1402)-2'-O)-methyltransferase, with product MNGKLYIVGTPIGNLKDITLRALEVLKSCDLVAAEDTRVTMRLLSHFEIKKPLISYHKYNEEGRSENILDKVKEGQIVALVSDAGMPGISDPGAVIIEKAVEEGIDFEVIPGPTAVVTALVNSTLDTTKFAFRGFFPRENKEREEIFKEIEGYRDTIIFYEAPHRIISTLEFLKDRIPGRRMALSRELTKAYEETIRGTVEEVYNKICDTGVRGEIVILIEGKSDDEIEKENRSKWEHMTIEEHIDYYIEKGNSKKEAIKIVAKERGISKREVYAYSY from the coding sequence ATGAATGGAAAACTATATATAGTAGGAACACCTATAGGAAACTTAAAAGACATAACACTTAGAGCATTGGAAGTATTAAAGAGTTGTGATTTAGTGGCAGCGGAAGATACGCGAGTAACTATGAGGCTTCTAAGCCATTTTGAAATAAAGAAGCCACTTATTTCATATCATAAATATAATGAAGAAGGAAGAAGCGAAAATATTTTAGATAAAGTTAAGGAAGGTCAGATTGTTGCCTTAGTATCAGATGCTGGAATGCCTGGGATATCAGATCCAGGAGCTGTTATAATAGAGAAAGCTGTAGAAGAAGGAATTGATTTTGAAGTAATACCTGGCCCAACAGCAGTAGTGACAGCATTAGTAAACTCAACATTAGATACTACTAAGTTTGCATTTAGAGGATTTTTCCCTAGAGAAAACAAAGAAAGAGAAGAGATATTTAAGGAAATTGAAGGATATAGAGATACTATTATTTTTTATGAGGCACCACATAGGATAATATCAACATTAGAATTTCTTAAAGATAGAATTCCAGGTAGAAGAATGGCTCTAAGTAGAGAACTAACTAAAGCATATGAAGAGACTATAAGAGGAACTGTAGAGGAAGTATATAATAAGATATGTGATACTGGGGTTCGTGGAGAGATTGTTATATTAATAGAGGGAAAAAGTGATGATGAAATAGAGAAAGAAAATAGAAGTAAGTGGGAGCACATGACCATTGAGGAGCATATAGATTATTATATAGAAAAAGGTAATAGCAAAAAAGAGGCTATAAAAATAGTAGCAAAAGAAAGAGGAATTAGTAAAAGAGAAGTGTATGCTTATTCATACTAA